ATTGAAGGCGGGGAAGGGTCAAAAGAAAAAGGAGGGCTAATTCAATGCTAGAAACAAAACTATCAAGGCGCGGATTCATTAAAGCTTCTGCCGCCACAGCTGCTCTTGCCTCTGCGGGCACTGTCGGTTTTAATGAATGGTCCAGGGAATATGCAAAAGCTGGTGCAAACGTTGATATCAAGGAGATTGCTAGTACATGTAATGCATGCTCAAGCAAATGTGGAATGATAGGACATATAAAGAATGGCCGTTTGTGGAAGCTTACAGGGCACCCTGATCATCCATATTCTAAAGGGAAGCTATGTGCGAGAGGGCATGGGTATGCGACGGTTGTATACTCTAAAGACAGACTGACACAGCCGTTGAAAAGAGTGGGGAAAAATGAATTCGAGCCAATTAGCTGGGACCAGGCATATAAAGAAATTGCCGAAAAATTAAACAAAATCATTAAAGAGCATGGTCCGCAGGCAGTGGCACTTACAGAAGACCCCAGGGCATCAGGAAAATTTTATTCTCCACGGTTTATACATGCTCTTGGATCGTCCAACTATTATACACACCATGTCGTTTGTTCGAATTCCAGAGATGCTGGCTTTCTTCATACAGTTGGTGAAACAGCAACCAGCGCGGACATAAGCAATGCAAAATACATCATGTTCATTGGCAGAAGCTATGGCGATGGAATACGTCCAAGTTCTGTCCAGTCTTTGGCTGCGGCCAGGGATAACGGTGCGAAGATTGTCATAGTTGATCCTCGATTAAATAACACGGGCAATCTTGCTACAGAATGGATGGCCATTCGTCCGGGAACAGACCTCGCCCTGGTGCTGGCAATGTCTCATGTTTTAATTAAGGAAAACCTGCACGATCTTGAATTTATTAAGAATTATACAGTTGGCTTTGAAGAATATGCTAAAGCTCTGACGAAGTACACTCCGCAATGGGCCGCGGGTATTACCGGGATTCCTGCAGAGGATATCACACGCATTGCCATCGATATGGGGAAAGCGAAACCGAAGGCATTGATTGAACAATCATGGAGAGGGGCGTTCGGATGTAATTATGAAAACAGTACCGAAACGGGCCGTGCCGTCGCGATGTTCAATGCTTTATTGGGAAATTACCAGCAAAAAGGCGGAAGTATTTTCGGTGGGAAGCCTTCACTTGGGAAATTGGATAAAGAGAAACATCCAAGTCCAAAAGAACCAGAAGCTCCAAAAGCGGGCAAAAAAGAATTCCCGCTGGCTTATGAAGACAACGGTGTAGCCACCATCGTAGCCAAAGAAGCTCTAGAAGGAAAAATGAAAGCAGCGATTTACTACCATTCAAATGCAGCGCTAGGCTACGGTAATCCTAAAGTGATGAAGGAAGCCTTTTCAAAAATGGATCTTGTCGTTGCGATCGATGTCCAAATGTCTGAAACGGCCCAGCTGGCGGACTATGTTCTTCCCGAAGTGACATACATTGAACGCGATGAAGTGATTGAAGGGCTGTCTGGGAAGATGCCAGGAATCGCCTTAAGGCAGCAAATGGTTGAAAAAGTACACCCGAAGACGAAGCCAATCCATGAAATCTATACAGAGTTAGCACAAGCTTGCGGCATCGGAGAATACTTCAATTTCACCCTTGATGAATTGAATGAGGCAATGCTGGCACCGACTGGCGTCACATATAAGCAGCTGAGAGAAAAAGGAACGATCATGTTTCCTGCACAGGAAATTATGATGGGTGAAATGCCAAAATTAAAAACACCGTCTGGAAAAGTTGAATTTTACAGTGAAACGTACAAAGAAGCTGGCTTTAAACCAATCGTGGAATGGGTTGAGCCAAAGGTTGCCCCTGCGGATGATTCATTCCGGCTGATCACAGGAAAACAGGCGATCCACAGCCATACTCAGACTGCAAATATACCAATTTTGATGCAGATTACGAAGGATTATGATTTAGAGAGAATCTGGATCAATCCTGTACGTGCGAAAGCTCTGGGAATCAAGGATGGCGATATGGTGGAATTGAAATCCAGTGAAGCCGCCAGCAAAATCCGCGTCAAGGTTACCGAAAGGATTCACCCAGAAGCAATTTTTGTTCCAAGCCATTATGGAATAACATCCAAGGATTTGAAGACAGGATACGGTGTCGGCTTTGGATACATGGAGCATGTGCCGTTCGATTTTGAGAAATGGAGCGGAGCAGGAAATATCCACGAAGTAATCGTGAAGGTTAGGAAGGTGAAGGGCTGATGGCACGCTATGGAATGGTAATAGACACTAGGAAATGTGTCGGCTGTTATGCATGCCGGGTAAGCTGCCAGATGCAGAATGAGCTTCCGGTGGAAGAGTCTTTTATTAAGTTTTATGAAAAAGAAACAGGTGTTTTCCCGAACGTCAAGAATGAAATCATCCCGGTTCAATGCCAGCATTGTGAGGATGCTCCCTGTGAAAGTGTATGTCCAACAAAAGCAACCTACACGACAGAAGATGGCATCGTACTCGTAGACCATGAAAAATGTATAGGGTGCAAATATTGCATGGTTGCTTGCCATTACGGGGCCAGGACGCAGGATCACAAGACAGGGGTAGTGGAAAAATGCCGCTTCTGTTCAGAACTGGTGGCGGAAGGAAAGCAGCCAGCCTGTGTCACTACTTGTATCAGCAATGCCCGGATTTTCGGCGACCTTGATGATCCGAACAGCGAAGTATCAAAAGCTATTGTGAAATTGAATGCCAAGCCTTTGAGACAGGATCTAGGCAAGGCAAAAATTTACTACGCGAGGTGATTATAATGGTTTGGGGAACAATTATCGCAGCCTATTTATTCCTGGCTGGACTGAGCGCCGGGGCGTTTTTAACTTCTTCCTATTCGGCGAGGAAATATCCTGATGCAGTTGCCCTACGCATTGTCGGCAGGCTGATCAGCCCGATTCTTATGGGAATAGGTCTTTTGCTTCTCATTGTAGATGCCGAAGCAGGTCTGAAGGATCCATTACGCTTCATCTATTTATTTACCAATTTTAATTCAGTCATGACAATCGGCACGTATTTCATCAGCTTTTTCATGATGGCTTCAGCTTATATAGCCTTAATGGAGCTGCTGAAAAAAGATATAAACAAAATCATTGAATATGTCGGCATCGTATTTGCTGTAGCAACTGCCATTTACACAGGATTCCTAATCGGTGTCATCGGTGCCGTTCCACTTTGGAACACAGCCATCTTGCCAATCCTGTTCGTTGTCTCTGCACTTTCAACAGGGATTGCCGGCACAATGCTTGGCGCAGCTGTGGTTGACAAAAAAGTCATCCATCATGTGACGTCCATTAAAAAAACCCACTTAACCTTGCTGGTTGCTGAAGTATTCCTGATATTCACGATGTTCTTGATTACATCTTCAACCAATGAATCGGCCTCACAATCGGTATCCATGCTCTTATCAGGAGAATACAGTGCTCTCTTCTGGATTGGACTGATTGCAGCAGGACTCGTCGTTCCAATTATCATCGAAGGGATGGAGCTATTCAATTTTAAGAAGCTTAATTCTGGCCGAGCTGGATTGGAGATTGCTTCAGGAGGAACATACGGTATCGCAGCAACTGTTTTGACAGAAAGTGCTGTCCTCACAGGGGGATTCATCCTTCGCTATCTCTTGTTGGCTGCAGCAGTTCCGGTGATATTTTTATAAGGCTCTTTTTTCAAACTTTGTTGCTATTGACTACAAAATAGGATGGAATTACTTAAGTTTCTTCACAATTAACGCTTAATAAGAGAAAAGAGCTTGCCAACTTAGTACCGACCTGCAAAATAGCTTTTATCACGTTA
The nucleotide sequence above comes from Mesobacillus jeotgali. Encoded proteins:
- a CDS encoding molybdopterin-containing oxidoreductase family protein, which translates into the protein MLETKLSRRGFIKASAATAALASAGTVGFNEWSREYAKAGANVDIKEIASTCNACSSKCGMIGHIKNGRLWKLTGHPDHPYSKGKLCARGHGYATVVYSKDRLTQPLKRVGKNEFEPISWDQAYKEIAEKLNKIIKEHGPQAVALTEDPRASGKFYSPRFIHALGSSNYYTHHVVCSNSRDAGFLHTVGETATSADISNAKYIMFIGRSYGDGIRPSSVQSLAAARDNGAKIVIVDPRLNNTGNLATEWMAIRPGTDLALVLAMSHVLIKENLHDLEFIKNYTVGFEEYAKALTKYTPQWAAGITGIPAEDITRIAIDMGKAKPKALIEQSWRGAFGCNYENSTETGRAVAMFNALLGNYQQKGGSIFGGKPSLGKLDKEKHPSPKEPEAPKAGKKEFPLAYEDNGVATIVAKEALEGKMKAAIYYHSNAALGYGNPKVMKEAFSKMDLVVAIDVQMSETAQLADYVLPEVTYIERDEVIEGLSGKMPGIALRQQMVEKVHPKTKPIHEIYTELAQACGIGEYFNFTLDELNEAMLAPTGVTYKQLREKGTIMFPAQEIMMGEMPKLKTPSGKVEFYSETYKEAGFKPIVEWVEPKVAPADDSFRLITGKQAIHSHTQTANIPILMQITKDYDLERIWINPVRAKALGIKDGDMVELKSSEAASKIRVKVTERIHPEAIFVPSHYGITSKDLKTGYGVGFGYMEHVPFDFEKWSGAGNIHEVIVKVRKVKG
- a CDS encoding 4Fe-4S dicluster domain-containing protein, encoding MARYGMVIDTRKCVGCYACRVSCQMQNELPVEESFIKFYEKETGVFPNVKNEIIPVQCQHCEDAPCESVCPTKATYTTEDGIVLVDHEKCIGCKYCMVACHYGARTQDHKTGVVEKCRFCSELVAEGKQPACVTTCISNARIFGDLDDPNSEVSKAIVKLNAKPLRQDLGKAKIYYAR
- the nrfD gene encoding NrfD/PsrC family molybdoenzyme membrane anchor subunit, whose translation is MVWGTIIAAYLFLAGLSAGAFLTSSYSARKYPDAVALRIVGRLISPILMGIGLLLLIVDAEAGLKDPLRFIYLFTNFNSVMTIGTYFISFFMMASAYIALMELLKKDINKIIEYVGIVFAVATAIYTGFLIGVIGAVPLWNTAILPILFVVSALSTGIAGTMLGAAVVDKKVIHHVTSIKKTHLTLLVAEVFLIFTMFLITSSTNESASQSVSMLLSGEYSALFWIGLIAAGLVVPIIIEGMELFNFKKLNSGRAGLEIASGGTYGIAATVLTESAVLTGGFILRYLLLAAAVPVIFL